In the Oncorhynchus keta strain PuntledgeMale-10-30-2019 chromosome 29, Oket_V2, whole genome shotgun sequence genome, one interval contains:
- the LOC118362100 gene encoding lecithin retinol acyltransferase-like encodes MLDSLTFIVEKLSLLSNFKLFEFKWTDRKRNEAGCKERTMHSHAPLSLQRGDLLEVPRTLFTHFGIYLGDNKVAHLIPDIMPVLTNDKMIIKTVITNKRLIMGCLYKCATVRVDTLEDFVYGSNILVNHMDRKCKAQQPFPNEEVAERAEQLVGAIPYSLLWNNCEHFVTYCRYGSAKSQQTEMFCECLKSIIQDQRSVFLSVLLGMIYIGCFGLAPSTTLPTTLISFTLWMAG; translated from the exons ATGCTCGACTCGTTGACATTTATCGTCGAGAAGCTATCCCTTCTCTCCAACTTCAAACTTTTCGAGTTTAAATGGACGGATAGGAAACGGAATGAGGCGGGATGCAAAGAGCGCACGATGCACAGTCACGCGCCGTTGTCTCTCCAGAGAGGGGACCTTTTGGAGGTGCCGAGAACTTTGTTCACGCACTTCGGTATCTACTTGGGTGACAACAAAGTCGCTCACCTGATCCCGGATATCATGCCCGTGCTAACCAACGATAAGATGATCATCAAAACAGTTATCACAAATAAGAGACTCATCATGGGTTGCTTGTACAAGTGTGCCACGGTGCGCGTGGACACTTTGGAGGACTTTGTGTATGGCTCAAACATATTGGTGAATCATATGGATAGAAAATGCAAGGCGCAACAACCGTTCCCAAATGAAGAGGTTGCAGAGAGGGCAGAACAACTCGTCGGCGCCATCCCTTACAGTTTACTATGGAATAACTGTGAACATTTTGTTACATACTGCAGATACGGTTCCGCGAAAAGTCAGCAAACGGAAATG TTTTGTGAGTGTCTGAAATCAATCATCCAAGACCAGAGGAGTGTCTTTCTCAGCGTTCTCCTGGGAATGATCTACATCGGCTGCTTTGGCCTCGCACCttcaactacattacccacaacccTCATCTCCTTCACTCTGTGGATGGCCGGCTGA